Proteins from a single region of Limosilactobacillus fermentum:
- a CDS encoding proline--tRNA ligase: MKQSQMLIPTQKEAPADAEVLSHKMMVRAGYIYQVSAGVWAYLPLAYRVIRKIEQIIREEMDKAGAVEMLLPGLLPADLWKESGRYEAYGDNLFKLKDRRERDFILGPTHEETVTSILRDAIHSYKKLPLVVYQLQDKYRDEDRPRYGILRGKEFEMLDGYSFSADQAGLDQAYDLQAKAYRNIFDRIGLDYKVILADSGTMGGKNSQEFSAPAAIGEDVIAYTDGDYAANLEKATTKFTPTKQIGEEAELTKKATPGAHTVDEAAESLGLEASQILKSMVFLAKFEGEELKPVMVLMRGNDEVNETKVASYLGCEELLMASEEDTEKYLGAHPGSLGPIGVKEDVTILADQHLQGMINMALGANDDGYHYINANFNRDFKVDQFGDFRTVQEGETAPDGLPIKFTNGIEIGHIFKLGTHYSEVFGATVLDQNGRDVPMIMGCYGIGVSRLLSAISEQNADENGLVWPQAVAPFDIHVIPVNAKKEDQMAMAEEITANLEEAGYEVLVDDRKERAGVKFADADLIGVPIRVTVGKKAGEGIVEIKIRKTGETLEVHKEELATNIAILLKQTAE, from the coding sequence ATGAAGCAGTCACAGATGCTGATTCCAACCCAAAAGGAAGCACCGGCAGACGCCGAAGTCTTATCCCACAAGATGATGGTCCGGGCGGGCTACATCTACCAAGTTTCCGCCGGGGTGTGGGCCTACTTGCCGTTGGCCTACCGGGTCATCCGTAAGATTGAACAAATCATCCGCGAGGAAATGGACAAGGCCGGGGCGGTCGAAATGCTCCTGCCGGGACTCTTGCCGGCCGACTTATGGAAGGAATCTGGCCGTTACGAGGCATACGGGGACAACCTGTTTAAGTTAAAGGACCGCCGGGAACGCGACTTCATCCTGGGGCCGACCCACGAAGAAACGGTCACCTCCATCCTGCGTGACGCCATCCACTCCTACAAGAAGCTGCCGCTGGTCGTTTACCAACTACAAGATAAGTACCGCGACGAGGACCGGCCGCGTTACGGGATCTTGCGGGGCAAGGAATTTGAAATGCTCGACGGTTACTCCTTCTCTGCCGATCAAGCCGGCTTAGACCAGGCTTACGATCTGCAAGCTAAGGCCTACCGCAACATCTTTGACCGGATTGGCCTTGATTACAAGGTGATCTTAGCCGATTCCGGGACGATGGGGGGCAAGAACTCCCAAGAATTCTCCGCCCCGGCCGCAATTGGTGAAGACGTGATTGCCTACACGGACGGCGATTACGCCGCCAACCTGGAAAAGGCAACCACCAAGTTCACCCCGACGAAGCAAATCGGTGAAGAGGCCGAATTGACCAAGAAGGCGACCCCGGGCGCCCACACGGTTGACGAAGCCGCCGAAAGCCTGGGCCTGGAAGCCAGCCAAATCTTAAAGAGCATGGTCTTCTTAGCCAAGTTTGAAGGCGAAGAGCTTAAGCCGGTGATGGTTCTGATGCGGGGCAACGACGAGGTTAACGAAACCAAGGTCGCTTCTTACCTGGGCTGCGAAGAATTGTTGATGGCCTCCGAAGAAGACACCGAAAAGTACCTAGGCGCACACCCGGGCTCCTTGGGACCGATCGGGGTCAAAGAAGACGTCACCATCCTGGCTGACCAACACCTGCAGGGGATGATTAACATGGCCCTGGGTGCTAATGACGATGGTTACCACTACATCAACGCCAACTTCAACCGCGACTTTAAGGTGGATCAGTTTGGCGACTTCCGGACCGTTCAAGAAGGTGAAACGGCGCCGGACGGTTTACCAATCAAGTTCACCAACGGGATCGAAATTGGTCACATCTTCAAGCTGGGGACCCACTACTCCGAGGTCTTCGGGGCGACGGTGCTGGACCAAAATGGCCGCGACGTGCCGATGATCATGGGTTGCTACGGGATCGGGGTTTCCCGCCTGCTGTCCGCCATTTCCGAACAAAACGCCGACGAAAACGGGCTGGTGTGGCCGCAAGCCGTGGCACCGTTTGACATCCACGTGATTCCAGTTAACGCCAAGAAGGAAGACCAGATGGCCATGGCCGAAGAAATTACGGCCAACCTAGAAGAGGCCGGCTACGAAGTCCTCGTTGACGACCGCAAGGAACGGGCCGGGGTCAAGTTTGCCGACGCCGACTTGATCGGGGTGCCGATCCGGGTCACGGTCGGTAAGAAGGCCGGCGAAGGGATCGTGGAAATCAAGATCCGCAAGACCGGTGAAACCTTGGAAGTGCACAAGGAAGAATTGGCCACCAACATCGCCATCTTGCTTAAGCAAACGGCTGAATAA